The stretch of DNA TCGTACTTGCTGATGCCGGCGATGGGATCGCTCTCCGTCAGCTCCTCGTACCAGAACTTGGCATTGCCGCGCGCGAAGCTGCGGCCAGCGCCGTGCGCGTTGACAAACAACTTCCCGTTCCACTCGGCCTTATCGACGGGATAGATCACCGTCATGCTGCTGCCTTGCTCCATGCTGTAACGCCCGATGCCGTGGAACACAGGCTTGTCTTCCTCGCCGCCCTGCTGATAGACAAACTCGGGATAGACGTTAAAGTAGTTTGAGTAGCGGGCCTTGTCGTCCTTCAGCGCGTAGCCATCCAGCGTGCCGGTTACGCCAACATCCAGGCGCTTGTACTTCTTGCCCTGATACTCGAACTCGATTTCCGTCATGCGGCAGACTTCCTGCCCGACGAGCTTGCCGTTGATGTCCTTCTTCTTCGGCACCAAAAACTGATCGCAACCCTTAACGTCGCTTACCGGTGCCGCCGAGGTGGTTGGCGGCAATGCAATTGCCAACGCGAGCACGCCTGTTGCACAGACCAAATTTTTCCAAATCGATTTACGCATGAGTCTTACCTCCTTAAATTCTTGTACCCAGCCGCGAAAAATGGCCGCTACTCTCCCTGCCAATTTATGATCGTCGTTATACTATCCCATACTTTGCACCGCCGCAAGCGCATCTGGCGTCCCCAATATTCCTCGGACTACAGTGCGGGGATTGGGTTACTTGCGGGCTCGGCCGGTTGTGTCGTTGGTTGAGCGGTATCGGGCATAGCCGGGGTGAGGGGCTGTAGTGCATCTACCGCCGCCGCAGGTGCTCCCGGTGCTTGTCCAGTGGCTGCGGGGAGCGGTTGAGTTGGGGGTCTCCGGATGGACGGTTGCGGTACAGGCGGTGCTGATGGCGACGACTGTGGAGCGGATTTCGCGGGAGATGCTTCCAAGGGTTCTGCGACGAGTGGCGTGGGCTCTGGCAAGGGGAGATCAAAGTCCGTGCCCACGATAACGATTACTTCTTCCAAGCTTTGCAGTTGTGCCAGCGAACGCACGCGGATGTCCTGGAACCTGGGTCCGGGGCTGGTGCGTTCGACTACGCCAACGGCTAGTCCTCGCGGGTATATCTTGTCCTCGCCGGAGGTGAACACTCTTTGCCCGAGAGTGATTCGCTCGCCGTTGGGAATGAAGTCAAGTTGCATGAACTCTTCGTTGCGTCCCTTCAGAATGCCGTGCATGCGGTTCTGTTCGAGCAGTACGCCCGCGCCGCTGAAGGGGTCGGAGAGCAGTATCACCTGGGCTGAATCTGGGAAGACGGCGAGAACTTTGCCGACTACTCCATCTGGAACCATGACGGGGGCATCCTGCCGCAGGCCCTGTCTGGCACCTTTGTCGATCATTAGCAACCGTGCTGTTTCACCCGCGCTACCGCCCAGCACGCGCGCCACGACGGTTTCACCGGGAATCACCGCTTTCAAATCCATCAGCGCCTGCAGGCGCTTCGCTTCGGCGGCAGCGGATTGCAGCTGCTGATTTTCCAGTTTAAGTTGATTTACCTGCTGGCTGAGATTGACGCTCTGCTCACGGGCTCCGCGCAGGTTGATGTAGCCCAACCAAACGGAGCGGATGGAATCGGAGACGGAGTTCATTGCGCGGTGAATCGGATCGATGACGAGGACGGTTCCATAGCGCACCAGTGGAATGTCGGTTTGGCTCCGCAATTGATAGCCGACCATCACGAACTGCGCCAGCAGAACTCCGGCGAGTACGATCAGGCCACGATAAAAAAGGGAGAGCCGCGTAGATTCCATAGAGAAACTCCATTGTAAATGGAGAGGACTCTAGCGACGAGGGCGGCGGCAGTTAGGGAGGTCCCGAATTCTGCACTTAACTGTAGCTGGGGACCCGCTCCCGCTAATCAACGGCGATCTTACGCAGCAGATTGAAGTCGCTGAGCATCTTGCCGGTTCCCAGCACCACGCAGGCCAGCGGATCGTCGGCGATCGAGACTGGCAACCCGGTTTCCTCGCGGATGCGCTTGTCGAGGTTCTTGAGTAGGGCACCGCCGCCGGTGAGCACGATGCCACGGTCAGAGATGTCGGCGGAGAGTTCGGGCGGAGTACGCTCAAGCGCGACACGAATCGCGTTGACAATGGTGTCCACGCCTTCCGAAAGAGCCTCGCGGATCTCGGCGTCCTGAATGATCAGCGTCTTGGGCACTCCCTCGATCAAGTCGCGGCCCTTGATCTCCATGGTCAATGGCTTTTCCAGCGGATAGGCGGAGCCAATTTGGATTTTGATCTGCTCGGCGGTACGCTCACCGATGAGCAGATTAAATTTGCGCTTCAAGTAATGCATGATGGCGTCGTCCAACTCATTGCCGGCGACGCGCACTGACCTCGAGTAAACGATGCCTGAAAGCGAAATGACGGCGATGTCCGTGGTGCCGCCGCCGATGTCCACCACCATATTTCCCGATGGTTCTGTGATGGGGAGCCCCGCTCCGATGGCTGCGGCCATGGCCTGTTCCACCAGATGCACCTCGCTGGCCTTCGCGCGATAGGCCGAGTCCTGCACGGCGCGCTTCTCGACTGGAGTGATCTCGCTGGGCACACCGATTACGATCCGCGGGCGCACCAACATTTTGCGATTGTGTGCCTTATGGATGAAATACGTGAGCATCTTCTCGGTGACTTTGAAGTCCGCGATCACGCCGTCGCGCATGGGCTTGATGGCCACGATGTTGCCCGGCGTGCGGCCCAGCATCTCCTTGGCCTCCTTGCCCACGGCCTCCACTTCGTTGGTCACCTTATTGATGGCCACGATCGACGGCTCATTGACCACGATGCCGCCCGACTTGGCGTAGACCAAGGTATTGGCGGTTCCCAGGTCAATTGCCAGGTCGCGCGAGAAAAATGAAAAGAATGAGTGCCGGTTACCGGACATCGCGGGTATGCTCTCCCTAATGAGGTGCGGATTCAGGTAGCGCAAGATACTGCTTGTCCGAGCGCGCTCAGGAAGAAAAAAAATCGCGCTCAGGGAAAGCGATTTGAAGCTAAATGCTATTGTATCGTGATCGTCTTGCGCAAGGTGAAAACTTTGCCTTTTCTGTTTTGTGCCGTAACCGTAATCATGGTGGTACCTGCCGTGGGCATGGCCGAGGTGAAGTGCTTAAACGAGCCGTTCGGGGCCACATTGAATACCTGCTCATTGTTTACCAGGACGGTGGCGCCTGGTTCGGTCCTTCCCACCACCTCCATTACACGCCCGTGCTGGATGTACTGCTCAACGATCAGTAGAAGCTCCTCCGCACTGGCCTGATGAAGGACGGAGAAGAGATTGGGCTCGCTTTGCTGGCTCTCCTTGCCCTGCAAATTGAGCGAAATGACCGACCAATAGTAATCGCCTTCACGGAAAGCGGGCAACCGGATCGAGGTGGAGCGTACGCGTTGATCAAACAGCGGATCTTTGAGTAAGGGGGAAGTGGAGACGAGAATGCGGTAAGAATCGGCGGTGCCCACAGCCGACCACGTGAACTCAATCCCAATGCTACTTTGCGATCCGGTCATCACCACCGGCGCCATATCCGCAGGCGTCAGCAATAAAGGCGGGGCGACCACCTTCTTGCGCACCAGCAGACTGCCCGCCGCTCCGAAGGTTGCCTGCTCAAACTCACCCAGTTCGATTTGCTCTCCGCCGCGCTGCATCCCGGCACCGCCCTTTGAAACGGTGATCTCACGCACGTTAGTGGATGGATCGTTGTGCACCAACGCGCGGCTGTCCGCTTTCATGCGAGCTTCCGCATCGGCGAAGCGGACGCGGGAATCTCCCATGGACTTGGTCGTGGACAGGTCCACTGTCCCGCTGGTTACATGCACGGAAATTTTGGAATTGGCGATATTCACGGGAATCGCATTTTCTTCAATGGCGATCAGAGTGTTGGGACGAACCACATAGAGTGTCCCATCGGCGAACGCGATGCGGGCCACACCATCCTTGTCGGTCTGCACTATATCGCCCTGATCCAGCCCTTCGGCCAGCGAGGCTTCCATCCACGCTACGGAGCTTGCTTTGCGGACACGTACTCCGCCATCGAGATTCGTAAAGCGCGCCTGCCGGTTGGCGGTGGTGTCAACGGCTGCCGCATCGTTCTCATTTCCACGTAGCATCGCCAGCAGCGAAGCACGCGAGTTGGGGAACACCACCAGAAGGATTCCTCCCACCAACACCAATACTCCCAAGACTCCCAGTGTCAGTGTCTTATAGCTAACAGTGCGCCACTCCAATAGATCGGTCTGATCTTTGGTGGGACGGTCCTTTGGGATTAACGAATCAGGTATCTCGGGCATCTCAGATTCCAAGTCGCTGGTTTGGCGCGAGTATGACGATCTTGGTCAATTATTTCAACCCGTGCGTATATTATCTTATGCGGTCCAAGGGGCCAATGCTACTGTGCTGATTGCTGCAATATGGTACCCTTTCTGATTCACCCTTACGCATTTGGTTTTTCCAATAGCTACGGGAGAGTAATCTGAAGTTTCCCGGGCTGCTGGATGTAATCGCGGCGGGAAACCATCGCCGAGTTCCCGAGTTAATGCTACGCTGGTTTGAAACGGGTATCCGCACAATTCAACCAGGAATGTAAGTCATCAGGATAACGGCTCGGCGGCCATATTGTTATATCCTACTGGTTCGGTGTATTCTGCTTTGCCCGTGTCCGGCACGTTCAAGTTGAGGTCAATAAACACACGTCTATGGCAAAAACGACGGCAAAGATAAAATCGAAGACTAAAGCTCCGGCCCGGAAAAATGTCGTGAAGCTCGCACCACGCGGTGCAAAATCGGCTGCACCCTCCAAGCCAAATAAGTTGGCCAAGAAATCGGCGAAAGGCAAACCAGCAGCTCCACCGGCGAAGCCCTTGCAATTTCCCAAACGCAAGCCCACGGCGGAGGAGATTGTGCATCAGCAGTCTCTCGACCGTTTTACAGCGGGGCTCGAATTGATGAATCAGGGCAATTACGCCAAAGCCAAGTCCGGCTTCGAGCGGCTGGTGGGCAATCCCTCGCGTGAGCTGGCCGAACGCGCACAGGTCTATCTGAACATCTGCCAGCAGCGCGCCGCGCGGCCTTCATTGCAGCTGAAAACAGTGGAGGAGATGTACGATTATGCCGTGAGTTTGGCCAATGAAGGTCATCCCGAGCAGGCCGAAGAGCATCTGCGCAAAGCCTTGAAACTCGCGCCGCGCGCCGATTTTCTTTATTACGCGCTGGCCGCCACTTTCGCCCTGCGCAATGACGTTGAAGGCACCCTTGAATATCTCGACAAGGCTATTCAGATCAATCAGCGCAATCGCTTCCAGGCGCAGAACGACCCGGACTTCGAGAATATGCTGGAGGATCCTCGATTCACGGAATTGATCTACCCGGAACGGCCTTTGAGCTAAGGTGATCGCGACAACTGCCCGGCTCAGTCCGGTTCAGCCCAGCGCGCTTGGTTAAACGAGCATGAAAATCGTATCACTGGGAGGCGGCACGGGCCTATCCACATTGCTGCAAGGATTGAAGGCTTGGTATCCTGCCGATCCCGCCCCCGATTTACTAGAGATGGTTCTCGAAAAGGCCTATGGTTGCGAGGAGCCGCGCGTTACCGACCTGAGCTCGGTGGTCGCCGTCTCCGATGACGGAGGCAGTTCTGGTCGTCTCCGCCGCGATTTCCGGGTTCTGCCGCCCGGCGATATCCGCAACTGCATGGTTGCCCTTTCTGAAGACGAAGCACTGCTCTCCAAGCTTTTCCAGTTCCGCTTTGCCAGCGGCCAGGGTTTGAAGGGACACAGTTTTGGCAATCTTTTTCTCACTGCGCTCAGCGGAATCACCGGTGACTTTCAGGAAGCCATTCAGGTGTCCAGCGAAGTGCTAGCCATCCGTGGCCACATCTATCCTTCCACCATGTCCGATGTGCGCCTGGAGGCGGAGCTGGAAAATGGCCGCGTCGTGAAAGGCGAAACGCAGATTTCGCGCAGCCGCCGTCCCATCCGCCGCATCCGACTCTCGCCACGTAACTGCCGCCCCGCGCCGAAGGCTCTGGAGGCCATCGCTCAGGCGGACGTCATCACCCTGGGTCCCGGTTCGCTCTTTACTAGCTTAATCCCCAATCTGCTCGTTCTGGGCGTGGCCACCGCCATTGCCCAATCGCGTGCCGCCCGCATCTTCATTTGTAATCTAATGACCCAGCCCGGCGAGACGAACCGCTTCACTGCCGCGGACCATCTACGCGCCGTTATGAACCATGCGGGCGGTCAGCGGCTGTTTGACTACGTCATGGTTAACTCCGGTCCCATTTCGCACAGCGCGTTGCGCCGGTACAAAGTAACAGGAGCATCTCCGGTGAATCCGGGAAGCGAGGAGCTTGAGAGTATGGGAGTTCGCGTGGTCGCTGGCGACTTTGTCCGCGAAAAACGTACTGGACCCTCCGCCGAGCGCTGGGTGCGGCATGATCCCAGCCATCTGGCCAAAGCTGTGCTGGATACTTGTGCGGCACATCGCTATTGGGAAGAGGCGACAAAGTCAGCCGGTCCAGCCTAAGCTACAATACCCAGTGATGAATTAAGTCTTGAGGGGAGACCATGAAGGACAGTACCATCGTTGTGATTTTGGCCGCTGGGCTCGGAACGCGCTTTAAGTCCAAATTGCCAAAGGTACTCCACTCGGCTGGCGGACGGACGCTGATCGATCACGTCGTCCGCGCGGTCAAACCACTTGCCTCACGCGCCACCTTCGCCGTCATCGGGTATCAGGCCGCACAAGTGGAACAGGCACTGCGCAGCGCTGGCCATGGACCCGGGCATGAAGAAGTCCGGCTCATACTTCAGAAGCAACAACTGGGTACGGGGCATGCTTTGGCCGCTGGCGAGCGTCAATTGCGGCGTGCTACCTCCTCCAATAAAGGCACAATTATGGTGGTGTGCGGAGACACCCCGCTGCTAACCACCGCGACTCTGCGCAACCTGCTTGCCCATCACCGCAGGAAACGCGCCATCGCCACGGTGCTGACCGCCGATATGGCCGATCCCGCTGCGTACGGGCGCATTCTCAGATCCGCGGATGGCTCACTCCTTGCCATTGTCGAATGGAAGTCCGCCACCTCCGAGCAGAAGAAGATTCGGGAGATCAATACAGGCATCTACTGTTTTGAGACTCGCGAACTATTTCCCGCTTTGAAGCGCGTCCGCAAGAATCCTGTGTCGGGGGAATACTATCTCACTGATGTCATCGAGCTGTTGGCCAAGGCGGGACACCGTCTCGCCGCCTGCCGCGCCGAAGATCCCGACGAAGTGGCGGGTATCAACGACCGGGCCGAGCTGGCCCGCGTGGATACCCTGCTGCGCCTGCGAAAGGCTCGTGAGTTAATGATTGCTGGAGTCACTATCCACTCACCCGAGACAGTGAGAATCGATCCCGACGTGACTGTCGGTCCTGACAGCACCATCGAGGCTGGTGTCTATCTGAATGGCAGGACAAAGATCGGCCCGGAGTGTGTTATTGGAGCTTACTCTATCATCACTGACTCACAGCTTGCCGCGCGAGTTACTATAAAGACATCCTGTGTGATTACAGAATCCCAGGTGGATGACGGAGCCAGCGTGGGACCATTCGCTCACGTGCGTCCGGGATCGCAGATCGGCGCGGGAGCCCGCATTGGCGACTTCGTGGAGATTAAGAAGTCCCGCATTGGCCGGCTCAGCCGAGCTAATCATCTAGCCTACATTGGAGACGCCACTGTGGGCGAAGATGTCAATATCGGTGCCGGGACAATCACCGTCAATTACGATGGTGTGAATAAGCACCAGACCATTATTGAGGATGGCGCCTTCATCGGTTCTGGTTCGGAGCTGATCGCTCCAGTGCGCATCGGCCGCGGCGCTTTTGTCGCCGCAGGCTCCACCATTCACGATCACGTTCCGGCCAACGCCCTAGCCATCGCCCGGGCCAGACAGTCAGTCAAGCCCGGCTGGATGGTCGAGCGAATTCGGAAACTAAAGAAGACCCCGAAATCTCATTCGTAGTCATTCGTAACTCTCACTCACTTACGAGCTCCCGTATTTTTCTGATTGTGGGTCGCAACCGCTATTTTAATAGGTGAACATATGACTCAGAAGGAAACGATTGGATTTATCGGGCTGGGTATTATGGGTTATCCCATGGCGGAAAATTTGCTGAAGGCCGGAAACGCCGTCACCGTTTATAACCGGACGCGGTCCAAGGCCGAGTCGCTCGCCGCGGAAGGCGCGAGCATTGCGCCCATCGTGGCGGATGTAGCACGAGCTGCCAGTGTAATCTTCATCTGTGTGGGCGGCACCGCGGACGTTGAACAAATAGCCGAAGAGTTGCTTCCCGCGATTCGGCCTGGTGCGCTAATCGTGGATTCCACCACCATCTCGCCCACCGCTAGCCGCCGGCTCGCAGCCCGCTTCTCCGAGTGCGGCGCGCAATTTTTGGATGCCCCCTGTACGGGCTCCAAAACGGGTGCCACCAATGCCACGCTGACATTCATGGTGGGTGGTGAGAAAGCTGCATTCGATCGTGCTCGACCCTATCTGGAGGCAATGGGCAAAAAAATATTCCACACAGGCGGGCAGGGAACTGGCTTACAGGTGAAGCTGACTCAAAATTTAATCGGCGCACTCACCTGCCAGGCCATGGCTGAGGGCTTCGTGCTGGCACGCAAGGCCGGCATCTCGCCATCGCTTGTGCTGGAGGTGCTCCAGAACAGCGTGGCGCGCAATCCCATGATTGACGGCAAACTCCCGCTGGTGCTCACGCGGAAGTTCGACCCCCATTTTTCGTTGAAATGGATGCATAAGGACCTGGGCTTGATGCTTGAATCAGCCAATGAACTGCAAGTTCCTTTGCCCGCAACGGCGCTGGTGAGGGAGTTATTTGGCGCGGGGATAGCCATGGGGCATGGCGAAGAGGACTTTGCTGCGGCCATTTGTGTCATTGAAAGTATGGCTGGCGTGGAAGTGCGCGAGGACTAGCGATCCAGTGCGCAATTCGCTATACGGAGCCCAAATGGGGAGAGGTTTAGTCAGATTTCACAGTCTGTTTCTGCGACGCGCATGTGCCGGGCTTGCACCTGGATTGATTGACACCCCGATGCGAACCCCCGTAGAATCGCTATGGCCGAATAGTTGCCCGAGTCGGTACACGCCCATCAGCCGCAGTCAATGAATGCTATCGAGGCGGAGCTGAGTGCCGATAGAGCGACTGGGGTTATCAAAACAAAGCAGCCATGGCAGCCCAAAAGAAAATTAAATTACTTCTAGGTGACCCACGTCCTGCCTTTCGGGCGGGCCTCAAACTTCTCCTGTCCAGTGAGAAGGACGTGGCATTGATCGGAGAGGTCGAGGCGGCGGATCAGGTGGTCAAGAAAGTAACTGCGCTAAAGCCGCAAGTAATCCTTATCCACTCGCAACTTTCCGAGTTCGGCGGTCGGAATTTGCTGCTGCAGGTTCAACGCAACTTCCCCCGCACGCGAATGTTGGTGATGGCCACGTCGGAAGATGAAGAGGGGTCCATTCGCGCACTACGCATCTCTACTGTGCAATTAGTTCCTCGTCAGGCAGCTTTTAAGCAAGTGCTGCAATGGATTCTCCGAGCGGAAACCAACGGATCGACGGCGGTTCCGGCGGCCGGAGCCACGGCAACTTCCAGCAAGAGTGGAGCGGACGAAGCCGAAGGCGATTCGCCGCTCAGCTCACGCGAGAGGCAGGTGGTCGAGTTGGTTTCACAAGGCTTTAAGAACCGCGAGATCGCCCAGCGCATGTTCATCAGCGAGCAGACTGTGAAGAATCATCTCCATAATGTTTTTGACAAGCTGGGCGTCTCTGATCGCTTGGAACTCGCACTGTACGCCATTCACAAACAGATGCAGGGTGGACTCTAGCGATCTCCATGGGAGATTTCCGTGAAATGGCAGTCGGCCCCGTCGATGTCCAATAAAATCATCCAACCCACATTTTCAAGGCGGCTGGCGATTCATTTGACCCTGCTCGCGGCTGTCTCCGCGCTGCCCTTTGCGCATGGCCATGAGATCATCACGACGCAAATCACTTTCAATCAGACGATTTTCCCGATCATTCAAGCGAACTGCGCAGCCTGTCATCGCGCGGGTGGCATGGCGTTCTCATTGATGACGTACCAGGAAGCCCGCCCCTGGGCCGCAGCCATCCAGGAAGAAGTGCTCCGGCGCAGGATGCCGCCTTGGGGTGCCGTGCGCGGCTTCGGGCACTTCCGCAACGACCCCAGTCTTACGCAGACCCAACTGCAACAGATCGCCGAGTGGGCCGAAGGCGGCGCGCCGGAGGGGGCCGCAAGAGCCGGGCCTGCATCGGGGATTCCTTTGGCGAGTACGATTCCCCGCCGCGATGATCTCATCCAACCGGTCTCCGCGGAGTCAGTGATTGAGGTGGGCAAAGCAGGAGAGAGATTTGTACTAGACTTTTTTGAATTACGCAGGGATGTCACGCTCAGTGGCATTCAATTCGTGAAAGCGGCTGAGAAGTCTTCCTTCCGCATTAGGGCCGTGCTGCCGGATGGGTCGGTGATTGCTCTAGTCTGGATATACGAGTTTCGCGCGGGGTATTCACAACCATACATCTTCGCCGCCCCGCTGCGGCTGCCTGCGGGGACGCGCATCCAGGGCGTGCCCGCCGATGCACAGGCGATTCTGCTGATAGAACAGCCGTAGACCTTTGGCGCACTGCCGCTTTCACTTCATTTCCTGAACCGGCACATCGAACCTCGCCCTGCTTACCACTCCCCGGGCCTGAACTTCCACCCAGACGCGGTAGTTGTGCGGGCGCGGGAAGTAAACGTTGAACTGCACCTCAGTTCCTTTGGCCCCGGCGAACGGCTCGATGTGCATCAGATCAATCAGGTCGTCGCTGGCTACCAGCATCTGCCCCCGGTCTCCGTGAAAATTTTCAAGGCCTGCCTGCGGGTCGAGGGTGAAGAAGAGCAGTGTCTTCCCGCTGGGATTTGGCTGCGCCGGTTCGCTTCTCATGGCGACGCGCAGTCCGTCAGCCTGCTTGGGGGAGTTATCGCGTGTAAGCGCGGGAATGGGCTGTTCTGCGCCAGTTACAATCAAGCTGCCGATCACCGACTGCTCCGGCGCGCCCTCCGGCTGAAACTCGCTAAGGATGCGGTACAGCCCGGGGCTGGGCAGCGTTGCTTCGATTCGGAATTTTCCATCTGGGGATAGGCCGGGATGCTCGTGCAGGAAAAATCGCAAATCCTGGCTCACAATATAAGAGTGGAAGAGGTGGGTGTGGCTGAGTTGGAAGTCCGTGACTATCCGTCCGCTAAACTGCCCGCCGGTCAATTTTCGAACCGCAAACTCCAGTAGGACCTTCTTCCCGGCTTGTATCGCGCGTGGAGTCGCGCTGATATCCACGGAATAAGAAACTCCATTTTCAGCCGCCGTCTGTGCCTGGCAGACGACAGCGCAGAGTGCGGGCAGCATCGCGATGGCAGCCATTGCTGCGCGCCACTGTCGACTGCGCGGAGGCGGACTACTCACCCGCATGCGCGCCGGCCTGCGGGGCGCGCAGGAAAACCTGTCCCGCCTTTACGTGCTTGTCAACCAGCATGCCCACGAATCCTGAGCTCATCTCTTCCCACACCATGCCACCGTAGTAGACCGTTTGCTTCGGGTCAGGATTGAATTTGTTGTTCACCGAATTGTCGAAGTACGCGGTGGTGATGATCTTCGATCCTTTGGGAACCTTAACGGGCGCAGCCAGCTCATAGCCGAGCTGCCAGTTGAAATCGTAACGCGGAACGTTGAGTAAATCCTGCTTACGGCCATCGGGATAGATCACCTGAAACAACATGCTCTTGCCGCGCAGATGCATGTGAGGGCTGAGCCACACAATCTCGACATCCTGATCGAGTACGGCCTCACCGTGGGGTGCTTTCCAACTGGCTTCGCCCGCCGGGATGGCGAAGTTCTCAGCGTCTTGCGGCCCGCGCACGGTCAGCGAAACATAGCGCCGCGCCGGCTCCTGTTTGGCAATGGTGAATCCCACCGCCGGACGGTCCACCACTTCCTTGCCGTTGGGCGTATAGTGCAGGCTGAACACAATGTCGGTGCCCGCCGGAATCAGCTTGGCCGCCCCCTTGGGTCGATAGTCCATCAGCGATTGCAGCCCAGGCAGATAACAGGCTTCGCCTTCGCTGGCATCGCGCAGCGCGGGGCGTGCGTCGAGGCTCTGCTGAGCCGTCTCGCCTTTCTTGCGCGGCAGTTCGACCCCGCGATCGTCGCGCATTACTTCGTTCCAGTAACGCTCGCCGTACTTCACATCCTCGTTGTGCGGCATCAGGTGTACGCAGATGTGATGCGTTACGGACGGCTCACTGGGCTTCACTTCGATCGACGAAACCCACGTATCTTTGTCGAGTCCGCTGGGGACGGCCACACGGAACCACTCGATGACATTATTCTTGGCTGTCGCTGGAACCTTAGTCTCCGGTCCTTTCACAATGTGATCGGGCTGCACCTGCCAGCCCCCATCGGGCCACGCGACAAGCGCGGGTTTGTCTTTGGCATCGCCCTCCAGCGCTCCTTGATCCACCCACGACGCGATGAGATCAATCTCACTTTGCTTGATTGAACTGTCGTTGGAAAACTTACCTACTGTGGGGTCGGCGTTCCAAGGAGGCATCTGCCGTGTAATGACCTTCTGCTTGATGGCCTTGGCCCACGGTCGCGTATTCTCGTAACTCAGCAACGACATCGGCGCGATCTGGCCAGGCCTGTGGCAGGCTTGGCAGTTGCGCTGCAGAATGGGCAGCACATCCTTGTTGAAGGTAACAGACGTGGCCGGAACTTCTGCGGCCAGCGCGGTCATGCCAGTAATGAAAATCACAGCCAATAAGTGCCCGATCAGAATTGATTTTTCCCCCATTTGCAAAATCCTCCCACCACGTTCGGTCGTTGCCCGAATTTCCATTGCCTGCGGCTAGGCTTGAGATAAATATTGCTCCCGTGCCCACGCGCTGTCAATCCTTCCCCGTGTCGCTCTGGGAGAGATTTGCGTATCGAGCCATGAAACGACGGTCGATCCAGTCCTTAAGCGTCCAGAGCCAGCGGCCCTCCGCCGACAACTCGCCGCGTGAAGCCACGGCGTAGCGGTCGCCGGTGCTGATCAGGCTCAGGAACTTTTTCTGCGGCGTGAAGGGAACCAGCGGCTCACCCCGCAGCGCGCGCCGCAGATTCTCGGTCAAGGGCGGCCCCTGCCGCACCGCGAACAC from Acidobacteriota bacterium encodes:
- a CDS encoding cytochrome c — encoded protein: MEIRATTERGGRILQMGEKSILIGHLLAVIFITGMTALAAEVPATSVTFNKDVLPILQRNCQACHRPGQIAPMSLLSYENTRPWAKAIKQKVITRQMPPWNADPTVGKFSNDSSIKQSEIDLIASWVDQGALEGDAKDKPALVAWPDGGWQVQPDHIVKGPETKVPATAKNNVIEWFRVAVPSGLDKDTWVSSIEVKPSEPSVTHHICVHLMPHNEDVKYGERYWNEVMRDDRGVELPRKKGETAQQSLDARPALRDASEGEACYLPGLQSLMDYRPKGAAKLIPAGTDIVFSLHYTPNGKEVVDRPAVGFTIAKQEPARRYVSLTVRGPQDAENFAIPAGEASWKAPHGEAVLDQDVEIVWLSPHMHLRGKSMLFQVIYPDGRKQDLLNVPRYDFNWQLGYELAAPVKVPKGSKIITTAYFDNSVNNKFNPDPKQTVYYGGMVWEEMSSGFVGMLVDKHVKAGQVFLRAPQAGAHAGE